In Aquimarina sp. TRL1, a single window of DNA contains:
- a CDS encoding DUF1801 domain-containing protein translates to MKNVQLITSPQVAAVFDAYPDNIRPKIENLRNLILETANELTMITQLEETLKWGEPSYITKTGSTIRINWKAKKPDQYAMYFQCTSKLVPTFKLVYKNTFSFEGNRALVFALHTPIPVTALKKCIGAALTYHKVKQLPLLGM, encoded by the coding sequence ATGAAAAATGTACAACTAATAACCTCCCCTCAAGTAGCAGCTGTTTTTGATGCCTATCCCGATAACATTCGTCCGAAAATTGAGAATCTGCGAAACCTTATCTTGGAAACTGCTAATGAATTAACAATGATTACACAACTGGAAGAAACCCTAAAGTGGGGAGAACCTAGTTATATAACCAAAACAGGAAGTACCATTCGGATAAACTGGAAAGCAAAAAAACCAGATCAGTATGCCATGTATTTTCAATGTACCAGTAAACTCGTTCCTACCTTCAAACTGGTGTATAAAAATACATTTTCGTTTGAAGGAAATCGAGCACTTGTTTTTGCTCTTCATACTCCTATTCCTGTAACCGCATTAAAAAAATGTATCGGAGCTGCTCTTACCTATCACAAAGTAAAACAACTACCTTTATTAGGTATGTAA
- a CDS encoding carbonic anhydrase: MKNTIIFFIILGSLLGKGCCHIDTSSSKKRSHTSKNKHWSYHGETSPEHWEEVEKGADCGGRYQSPINIVAAIDDSSLQPIEFHYDDDTDIDAVVNNGHSIQYDFEKGDYIQIDTIRYELLQFHFHEPAEHTIQGIRYPMVIHFVHRSEEGAYAVIAVMVKEGESSPAFEFLENYLPVREGERKEIDTSFDINSALPQQTNYYHYTGSLTTPPCTEGVQWYIMEEPITISVAQVVALQKLMPLHNYRNEQQLNGRTIRHSF; the protein is encoded by the coding sequence ATGAAAAATACCATTATTTTTTTTATAATACTAGGAAGTCTCCTGGGCAAAGGATGCTGCCACATAGATACATCTTCTTCAAAAAAAAGAAGCCATACATCCAAAAATAAGCATTGGAGCTACCATGGAGAAACAAGTCCTGAACATTGGGAAGAAGTAGAGAAAGGAGCTGATTGTGGAGGACGATACCAATCTCCAATAAATATTGTAGCAGCAATCGATGATAGCAGTTTACAACCAATCGAGTTTCATTATGATGATGATACGGATATTGATGCGGTAGTAAACAATGGGCATTCTATTCAATATGATTTTGAAAAAGGAGATTATATACAGATAGATACAATCAGGTATGAACTATTACAATTTCATTTTCACGAACCTGCAGAGCATACGATTCAGGGAATCAGATATCCTATGGTGATTCACTTTGTCCATAGGAGTGAAGAAGGAGCCTATGCAGTGATTGCTGTTATGGTAAAAGAGGGAGAAAGTAGTCCTGCTTTTGAATTTTTAGAAAACTACCTGCCAGTAAGAGAGGGAGAACGAAAAGAAATAGATACTTCATTTGACATCAATAGTGCTTTGCCACAACAAACCAATTATTATCATTATACAGGATCCTTGACAACTCCTCCTTGTACAGAAGGAGTACAGTGGTACATTATGGAAGAACCAATTACTATATCAGTAGCGCAAGTAGTAGCATTACAAAAGTTAATGCCTTTGCATAATTACAGAAATGAACAGCAGTTAAACGGTCGTACGATTCGACATTCTTTTTAG
- a CDS encoding alpha/beta hydrolase-fold protein, with amino-acid sequence MGNKILLLITILSTCFVFAQQKDTDLKTHQRKTIQSDILNEAREFQVYLPPSYYFNNQGSFPVIYLMDGDYNYGYVTNLVELLSSVSGKIPEFIIVGIADKGKLRYRANCTPASVSGKNGNATNFMQFIEKELQPYIHNNYRASTYDILIGQSIGGLFVTNYLLERPETFNTYIAIDPALWLGNYEIINRADKHFESTKKLDASYFVSLADTKQMGVRQMVGILDKHFPSEKNWHFMHFENENHNSVGLLTIKQTLEQLFKNWEITRSQFYTFKSAQEIIDHYHQLSTDFDTSFSIPSYFLGNVIYYYFNHKKEQDLSILENEITDKLPGSLEDFYIQLATNYLETKQYKKALEIYQKRIKQNPTSYASYEGISKVYLAQGKQKEALEMSKKSIEIAKKGDARQWMLNELMANTVQIKNSKK; translated from the coding sequence ATGGGGAATAAAATACTCTTACTAATAACGATTCTAAGTACTTGCTTTGTTTTTGCACAGCAAAAAGATACTGATCTTAAAACGCATCAACGAAAGACTATCCAATCTGATATATTAAACGAAGCAAGAGAGTTTCAAGTATATCTCCCACCTAGCTACTATTTTAACAATCAAGGGAGTTTTCCTGTTATATATCTTATGGATGGGGACTATAATTATGGATATGTTACCAACCTTGTAGAATTATTATCCAGTGTCAGCGGAAAAATTCCTGAGTTTATTATAGTGGGAATTGCCGATAAAGGAAAGCTTCGTTACAGAGCCAATTGTACTCCTGCTTCAGTTTCCGGAAAAAATGGAAATGCAACCAATTTTATGCAGTTTATTGAAAAAGAATTACAACCCTATATTCATAACAACTACAGAGCATCAACATACGATATTCTTATCGGTCAATCAATAGGGGGGTTATTCGTTACTAATTACCTATTGGAACGCCCTGAAACGTTTAATACCTACATTGCTATTGACCCGGCATTGTGGCTTGGCAACTATGAAATTATCAATCGCGCGGACAAACATTTTGAAAGCACAAAAAAACTAGATGCTTCCTATTTTGTCTCGCTGGCAGATACAAAACAGATGGGAGTACGACAGATGGTAGGAATACTAGACAAGCATTTTCCTTCAGAAAAGAATTGGCATTTTATGCATTTCGAAAATGAAAATCACAATTCAGTAGGACTTTTAACAATTAAACAAACACTGGAACAACTATTCAAGAACTGGGAAATCACCAGATCACAGTTTTATACCTTCAAAAGTGCTCAGGAAATCATTGATCATTATCATCAATTATCTACAGATTTTGATACTTCTTTTTCCATTCCTTCCTATTTTCTAGGCAATGTAATTTATTATTACTTTAATCATAAGAAAGAGCAAGATCTATCAATCCTGGAGAATGAGATTACTGATAAATTACCTGGATCACTTGAGGATTTCTATATACAATTAGCGACCAACTATCTGGAAACTAAGCAGTATAAAAAGGCATTGGAAATCTATCAAAAACGCATCAAACAAAACCCTACTTCGTATGCATCTTATGAAGGTATTTCTAAAGTATATCTGGCACAAGGAAAACAAAAAGAAGCCTTGGAAATGAGTAAAAAATCAATAGAAATAGCAAAAAAGGGAGATGCCAGACAATGGATGCTTAATGAACTTATGGCTAATACAGTACAAATAAAGAATTCTAAAAAATAA